Proteins encoded in a region of the Mycolicibacterium duvalii genome:
- a CDS encoding coenzyme F420-0:L-glutamate ligase produces MTDHGTSARLEILPVEGLPEFRPGDDLASAIAGAAPWLRDHDVVVVTSKVLSKCEGRMVVAPSDPEERDALRRRLIDSEAVRVLARKGRTLITENALGLVQAAAGVDGSNVDANELALLPVDPDGSAAALVSSLRERLGVRVGVVVTDTMGRAWRTGQTDVAIGASGLTVLHGYAGEHDQHGNELIVTEIAVADEIAAAADLVKGKLTAVPVAVVRGLTLHDDGSSARSLVRAGEEDLFWLGTEEALALGRSQALLMRRSVRAFSAEPVAASVIEDAVAEALTAPAPHHTRPVRLVWVQDSALRVELLDRMKEQWRSDLLGDGRDPDAVSRRVSRGQILYDAPELVIPFLVPDGAHSYPDARRTAAEHTMFTVAVGAAVQGLLVALAVRGVGSCWIGSTIFAPELVRSVLDLPENWEPLGAIAIGHPAEPLAPRDPAAVGDLLVRR; encoded by the coding sequence GTGACCGATCACGGCACATCGGCCCGGTTGGAGATTCTGCCGGTCGAGGGACTGCCGGAGTTCCGGCCCGGTGACGACCTGGCGTCGGCCATCGCCGGGGCCGCGCCGTGGCTGCGCGATCACGACGTCGTCGTCGTCACCAGCAAGGTGCTGTCCAAGTGCGAGGGCCGGATGGTCGTCGCGCCGTCGGACCCCGAAGAGCGGGATGCGCTGCGGCGCAGATTGATCGACAGCGAGGCGGTCCGTGTGCTGGCCCGCAAGGGGCGCACGCTGATCACCGAGAACGCGCTGGGTCTGGTGCAGGCCGCCGCCGGGGTGGACGGATCCAACGTCGACGCCAACGAATTGGCGCTGCTGCCGGTCGATCCCGACGGCAGCGCGGCGGCGTTGGTGTCGTCTCTTCGTGAGCGACTGGGCGTACGGGTCGGCGTGGTGGTCACCGACACGATGGGCCGGGCCTGGCGCACCGGCCAGACCGACGTGGCGATCGGCGCGTCCGGGCTGACCGTGCTGCACGGCTACGCCGGCGAACACGACCAGCACGGCAACGAGTTGATCGTCACCGAGATCGCGGTGGCCGACGAGATCGCCGCGGCCGCTGATCTGGTCAAGGGCAAGCTGACCGCGGTGCCGGTGGCGGTGGTGCGCGGGCTGACGCTGCACGACGACGGATCCTCGGCGCGGTCGCTGGTGCGCGCCGGCGAGGAGGACCTGTTCTGGCTGGGCACCGAAGAGGCGCTCGCGCTGGGCCGTTCGCAGGCGCTGCTGATGCGCCGGTCGGTGCGGGCGTTCAGCGCCGAACCGGTCGCCGCAAGCGTGATCGAAGATGCGGTGGCCGAGGCGCTGACGGCCCCGGCACCGCACCACACCCGGCCGGTGCGGTTGGTGTGGGTGCAGGACTCCGCGTTACGCGTGGAGCTGCTCGATCGGATGAAGGAGCAGTGGCGTTCGGACCTGCTCGGCGACGGCCGCGATCCCGACGCCGTGTCGCGCCGGGTGTCGCGCGGGCAGATTCTCTACGACGCACCGGAGTTGGTGATCCCGTTCCTGGTGCCCGACGGGGCGCACTCCTATCCCGATGCGCGGCGCACCGCGGCCGAACACACCATGTTCACCGTCGCCGTCGGCGCCGCGGTACAGGGGCTGCTGGTGGCGCTGGCGGTGCGCGGGGTGGGCAGCTGCTGGATCGGGTCGACGATCTTCGCGCCGGAGCTGGTGCGGTCGGTGCTGGATCTGCCCGAGAACTGGGAGCCGTTGGGCGCCATCGCGATCGGACATCCTGCTGAGCCGCTGGCGCCGCGCGACCCGGCGGCCGTCGGTGATCTGCTGGTGCGGCGATGA
- a CDS encoding NUDIX hydrolase has protein sequence MTLHESAVEVLSAWEPADPALDSTRYALLAFLDARPDACLRSCVPGHITASALVLDHGRRHALLTLHPRIGRWLQLGGHCEPSDETLVAAALREATEESGIAGLTISPLPAAVHVHPVTCSLGVPTRHLDVQFVAYAPAGAQFERSDESLDLRWWPLDALPGETDFGLAQLARAACALAAE, from the coding sequence ATGACGCTGCACGAGTCGGCAGTCGAGGTGCTGAGCGCGTGGGAACCCGCTGACCCGGCGCTGGATTCGACGCGGTATGCGCTGCTGGCGTTTCTCGATGCGCGCCCGGACGCGTGCCTGCGGTCATGCGTGCCCGGCCACATCACCGCGTCGGCGCTGGTGCTCGACCACGGCCGTCGGCATGCGCTGCTGACGCTGCACCCGCGGATCGGGCGCTGGCTGCAACTCGGCGGCCACTGCGAGCCGTCCGACGAGACCCTGGTGGCCGCGGCGCTGCGCGAAGCCACCGAGGAGTCCGGGATTGCGGGTCTGACGATCTCGCCGCTGCCGGCCGCCGTGCATGTGCATCCGGTGACCTGCTCGCTGGGCGTGCCGACGCGTCACCTCGATGTGCAGTTCGTCGCCTATGCCCCGGCCGGCGCGCAGTTCGAGCGCAGCGACGAGTCGTTGGACCTGCGCTGGTGGCCGCTCGACGCGCTGCCCGGCGAAACGGATTTCGGCCTGGCCCAGCTGGCCCGCGCCGCCTGCGCCTTGGCCGCGGAATAG
- the cofD gene encoding 2-phospho-L-lactate transferase codes for MKVTVLVGGVGGARFLLGVQHLLGLGQFGDNASDHELTAVVNVGDDAWMFGVRICPDLDTCMYTLGGGIDDERGWGHRNETWHAKEELAAYGVQPDWFGLGDRDLATHLVRTQMLRAGYPLSAVTEALCRRWNPGARLLPASDDRSETHVVISDPETGEKKAIHFQEWWVRYRAQVPTESFAFIGADQAKAAPGVTEAIEDADVVLIAPSNPVVSIGTILAVGGIRAALRATSAPVIGYSPIVGGKPLRGMADTCLSIMGVASTSEAVAAHYGARSATGILDGWLVHTGDTAAVDGISVRSAPLLMTEPAVTAHMVRAGLELAGVSW; via the coding sequence GTGAAGGTGACGGTTCTGGTCGGCGGCGTCGGGGGCGCACGATTCCTGCTCGGCGTGCAGCATCTCCTCGGCCTCGGCCAGTTCGGCGACAATGCTAGCGACCACGAACTGACCGCCGTCGTCAACGTCGGCGACGACGCGTGGATGTTCGGGGTGCGGATCTGCCCGGACCTCGACACCTGCATGTACACCCTCGGCGGCGGCATCGACGACGAGCGCGGCTGGGGTCATCGCAACGAGACCTGGCACGCCAAGGAGGAGCTCGCCGCCTACGGGGTGCAGCCCGACTGGTTCGGTCTGGGTGATCGCGATCTGGCCACCCATCTGGTGCGCACCCAGATGCTGCGCGCCGGCTATCCGCTCTCGGCGGTCACCGAGGCGCTGTGCCGGCGCTGGAATCCCGGCGCCCGGCTGTTGCCCGCCAGCGACGACCGCAGTGAAACGCATGTCGTGATCAGCGATCCGGAGACCGGTGAGAAGAAGGCCATCCACTTCCAGGAGTGGTGGGTGCGTTATCGGGCCCAGGTGCCGACGGAGAGCTTCGCGTTCATCGGCGCCGATCAGGCCAAGGCGGCGCCCGGGGTGACCGAGGCGATCGAGGACGCCGACGTGGTGCTGATCGCTCCGTCGAACCCGGTGGTCAGTATCGGCACCATCCTGGCCGTCGGCGGCATCCGGGCCGCGCTGCGGGCCACGTCCGCGCCGGTGATCGGCTACTCCCCCATCGTCGGCGGGAAGCCGTTGCGCGGCATGGCCGATACCTGCCTGTCGATCATGGGGGTGGCCAGCACCTCCGAAGCGGTGGCCGCGCACTACGGCGCCCGGTCGGCCACCGGCATCCTCGACGGCTGGCTGGTGCACACCGGCGACACCGCTGCCGTCGACGGGATCTCGGTGCGGTCGGCGCCGCTGTTGATGACCGAGCCGGCGGTCACCGCGCACATGGTGCGCGCCGGACTGGAGCTGGCCGGGGTCTCGTGGTGA
- a CDS encoding glycosyltransferase family 2 protein, which translates to MSDELFVVTVTYSPGPHLDRFLASLSHATERPVTVIMADNGSTDGAPEEAVTRYDNVRLLRTGANLGYGSAINRAVAEYDLTAQDMFVVANPDVQWGPHSIDQLLEAAARWPRAGSLGPLIRDPDGSVYPSARHLPSIIRGGMHAVVGPVWPSNPWTAVYRQEREDPSERAVGWLSGSCLLVRGGAFSEIGGFDERYFMYMEDVDLGDRLGKAGWQNVYVPSAEVLHAKGHSTGRDPARNLAAHHVSTYTFLADRYPRRWQAPLRWAFRGALGARSRLVVRSSLKSRRSQRKGRR; encoded by the coding sequence GTGAGCGACGAACTCTTTGTCGTGACGGTGACGTATTCGCCCGGACCGCATCTGGATCGGTTCCTGGCGTCGCTGTCGCATGCCACCGAGCGGCCGGTGACGGTGATCATGGCCGACAACGGGTCGACCGACGGCGCGCCGGAGGAAGCCGTCACGCGCTACGACAACGTGCGGCTGCTGCGCACCGGCGCGAACCTGGGCTACGGCTCGGCGATCAACCGGGCCGTCGCCGAGTACGACCTGACCGCGCAGGACATGTTCGTCGTCGCTAACCCCGACGTGCAGTGGGGGCCGCACAGCATCGACCAATTGCTGGAGGCCGCGGCCCGCTGGCCGAGGGCCGGCTCGCTGGGCCCGTTGATCCGCGACCCGGACGGCTCGGTGTACCCCTCGGCGCGGCATCTGCCGTCGATCATCCGCGGCGGGATGCACGCCGTCGTCGGGCCGGTGTGGCCGTCCAACCCGTGGACCGCGGTGTACCGGCAGGAGCGCGAGGACCCCAGCGAACGCGCCGTGGGCTGGCTGTCCGGGTCGTGCCTGTTGGTGCGCGGCGGCGCGTTCTCCGAGATCGGCGGATTCGACGAGCGCTACTTCATGTACATGGAGGACGTCGACCTCGGCGACCGGCTGGGCAAGGCCGGCTGGCAGAACGTCTACGTGCCCTCGGCGGAGGTGTTGCACGCCAAGGGGCACTCCACCGGCCGCGATCCGGCCCGCAACCTGGCCGCCCACCACGTCAGCACCTACACTTTTCTGGCCGATCGGTACCCGCGACGGTGGCAGGCCCCGTTACGGTGGGCTTTTCGGGGGGCCTTGGGGGCGCGGTCGCGCTTGGTGGTGCGCAGTTCGTTGAAGTCCCGGCGATCGCAACGGAAAGGGCGGCGGTGA
- a CDS encoding sugar phosphate nucleotidyltransferase has protein sequence MVNPAEVDAVILVGGMGTRLRPLTLSAPKPMLPTAGLPFLTHLLSRIADAGIEHVILGTSYKAEVFESAFGDGSKFGLQIEYVVEDEPLGTGGGIANVSSRLRYDTAVVFNGDVLSGCDLSELLSSHFERDADVTLHLVRVGDPRAFGCVPTDSEGRVTAFLEKTQDPPTDQINAGCYVFKRSVIEDIPKGRALSVEREVFPRLLTEGLKVCGYVDATYWRDMGTPEDFVRGSADLVRGIAPSPALTHQRGEKLVHDGASVAPGALLIGGTVVGRGAEISGGARLDGAVIFDGVTVAAGAVIERSIIGFGARIGPRALIRDGVIGDGAEIGARCELLRGARVWPGVVIPDGGIRFSTDV, from the coding sequence ATGGTCAATCCAGCCGAAGTCGATGCAGTCATCCTCGTCGGTGGCATGGGCACCCGATTGCGGCCGTTGACGTTGTCGGCGCCCAAGCCGATGCTGCCGACGGCCGGGCTGCCGTTCCTGACCCATCTGCTGTCGCGGATCGCCGACGCCGGCATCGAGCACGTCATCCTGGGCACGTCCTACAAGGCCGAGGTGTTCGAGTCCGCGTTCGGGGACGGCTCCAAGTTCGGGCTGCAGATCGAGTACGTCGTCGAGGACGAGCCGCTGGGCACCGGCGGCGGCATCGCCAACGTCTCCTCCCGGTTGCGCTACGACACCGCGGTGGTGTTCAACGGCGACGTGCTGTCCGGCTGCGACCTCTCGGAGTTGCTGTCGTCGCATTTCGAGCGCGACGCCGATGTGACCCTGCACCTGGTGCGCGTCGGCGATCCGCGCGCATTCGGTTGTGTGCCCACCGATTCCGAGGGCCGGGTGACGGCGTTCCTGGAGAAGACGCAGGATCCGCCGACCGATCAGATCAACGCCGGCTGCTATGTGTTCAAGCGCTCGGTGATCGAGGACATCCCGAAGGGGCGGGCGCTGTCGGTGGAGCGCGAGGTGTTCCCGCGGCTGCTCACCGAGGGGCTCAAGGTGTGCGGCTACGTCGACGCCACCTACTGGCGGGACATGGGCACGCCCGAGGACTTCGTGCGCGGCTCCGCGGATCTGGTGCGCGGCATCGCGCCCTCGCCGGCGCTGACGCATCAGCGCGGCGAGAAGCTGGTGCACGACGGCGCGTCGGTGGCACCCGGTGCGCTGCTGATCGGCGGGACCGTCGTCGGCCGCGGCGCCGAGATCTCCGGCGGCGCACGGCTGGACGGCGCGGTGATCTTCGACGGCGTGACGGTGGCGGCCGGCGCGGTGATCGAGCGCTCGATCATCGGCTTCGGTGCGCGCATCGGGCCGCGGGCGTTGATTCGCGACGGTGTGATCGGCGACGGCGCGGAGATCGGCGCCCGCTGTGAGCTGCTGCGTGGGGCCCGCGTCTGGCCCGGCGTGGTGATCCCCGACGGCGGTATCCGCTTCTCGACCGACGTCTAG
- a CDS encoding LCP family protein, protein MPAAPLTRVVSAVVALTVVIGTGVAWSKVRSFESGINHISSVALGDGGEDGAVDVLLVGMDSRTDAHGNPLSQEELATLRAGNDVSTSTDTIILVRIPNNGRSATAISIPRDSYVEAPGLGKMKINGVYGDVHLATMKELVEQQGEDPTVAQQEAAEAGREELIKTVANLTGVTVDHYAEIGLLGFALITDALGGVNVCLKDAVYEPLSGADFPAGWQKLNGPQALSFVRQRHDLPRGDLDRVTRQQAFMASLAHEVISSKTLSSPATLNRLEDAVQRSVVLSDGWDIMDFAEQLQKLAGGNVAFATIPIVEEAGWSDDGMQSVVRVDPSEVRSWVDGLLHEQEQGNTEEVTYSPDKTTVEVLNDTDINGLAAAVSHVVTSKGFKPGPVGNNEGDKVMTTQVQAAKADDLGAQAVATELGGLKIVENSAVPEGAVRVILADDYTGPGSGLDGTDVMLSAPVTAQAGGEALPAASPIITAGSDDPECVN, encoded by the coding sequence ATGCCTGCTGCTCCCCTGACCCGTGTCGTCTCGGCGGTGGTGGCGTTGACGGTGGTGATCGGCACCGGGGTGGCGTGGAGCAAAGTCCGCTCCTTCGAGTCCGGTATCAACCACATCAGTTCGGTCGCGCTGGGCGACGGCGGCGAGGACGGCGCGGTCGACGTGCTGCTGGTCGGCATGGACAGCCGCACCGACGCGCACGGCAACCCGCTCAGCCAGGAAGAACTGGCCACGCTGCGCGCCGGCAACGACGTCTCGACCAGCACCGACACCATCATCCTGGTGCGCATCCCGAACAACGGGCGCTCGGCCACAGCCATCTCGATCCCGCGCGACTCCTATGTCGAGGCGCCCGGGCTGGGCAAGATGAAGATCAACGGCGTGTACGGCGATGTGCATCTGGCCACGATGAAGGAGCTCGTCGAGCAGCAGGGCGAGGACCCAACGGTCGCGCAGCAGGAGGCCGCCGAAGCCGGCCGCGAGGAGCTGATCAAGACTGTCGCCAACCTGACCGGGGTGACCGTCGACCACTACGCCGAGATCGGGCTGCTCGGCTTCGCGTTGATCACCGACGCGCTCGGCGGGGTCAATGTGTGCCTCAAAGATGCGGTCTACGAACCGCTTTCGGGGGCGGACTTCCCGGCCGGGTGGCAGAAGCTGAACGGGCCGCAGGCGCTGAGTTTCGTGCGGCAGCGCCACGACCTGCCGCGCGGCGACCTGGACCGGGTGACGCGTCAGCAGGCGTTCATGGCTTCGCTTGCCCACGAGGTGATTTCGAGCAAGACGCTGTCCAGTCCGGCGACGCTGAACCGGCTCGAGGACGCGGTGCAGCGCTCGGTGGTGCTCTCCGACGGTTGGGACATCATGGATTTCGCCGAGCAGCTGCAGAAGCTCGCCGGCGGCAACGTGGCGTTCGCGACCATTCCGATCGTCGAGGAAGCAGGCTGGAGCGACGACGGCATGCAGAGCGTGGTGCGCGTCGACCCCAGCGAGGTGCGCTCCTGGGTCGACGGCCTGCTGCACGAGCAGGAGCAGGGCAACACCGAAGAGGTCACCTACAGCCCCGACAAGACCACCGTCGAGGTGCTCAACGACACCGACATCAACGGCCTGGCCGCTGCGGTGTCGCATGTGGTGACCAGCAAGGGCTTCAAGCCCGGACCGGTCGGCAACAACGAGGGCGACAAGGTGATGACGACACAGGTGCAGGCCGCCAAGGCCGACGACCTGGGCGCGCAGGCGGTCGCCACCGAACTCGGCGGCCTCAAGATCGTCGAGAACAGCGCGGTGCCCGAGGGCGCGGTGCGGGTGATCCTGGCCGACGACTACACCGGTCCCGGCTCGGGTCTGGACGGCACCGACGTGATGCTCTCGGCGCCGGTGACCGCGCAGGCCGGCGGCGAGGCGCTGCCGGCGGCGTCGCCGATCATCACCGCCGGCTCCGACGATCCCGAGTGCGTGAACTGA
- a CDS encoding acyl-CoA dehydrogenase produces the protein MASWAGNPSFDLFQLPEEHQELREAIRALCEKEIAPHAADVDENSRFPQEALDALVSSGFNAVHVPEEYGGQGADSVAACIVIEEVARVDASASLIPAVNKLGTMGLILRGSDELKQKVLPGIASGEAMASYALSEREAGSDAAAMRTRAKADGDDWILNGAKCWITNGGKSSWYTVMAVTDPDKGANGISAFMVHIDDEGFSIGPKEKKLGIKGSPTTELYFENCRIPGDRIIGDPGTGFKTALATLDHTRPTIGAQAVGIAQGALDAAIEYTKDRKQFGRPVADNQAVQFMLADMAMKVESARLMVYSAAARAERGEGNLGFISAASKCLASDVAMEVTTDAVQLFGGAGYTVDFPVERMMRDAKITQIYEGTNQIQRVVMSRALLK, from the coding sequence ATGGCCAGTTGGGCTGGAAATCCGTCGTTCGATCTGTTCCAGCTGCCTGAGGAACATCAGGAGCTGCGAGAGGCGATCCGCGCGCTGTGTGAGAAGGAGATCGCGCCGCACGCCGCCGACGTCGACGAGAACTCGCGCTTCCCCCAGGAGGCGCTCGACGCGCTGGTGTCCTCGGGCTTCAACGCCGTCCACGTACCCGAGGAGTACGGCGGTCAGGGCGCGGACTCGGTCGCGGCGTGCATCGTGATCGAAGAGGTCGCCCGAGTGGACGCGTCGGCCTCGCTGATCCCGGCGGTCAACAAGCTGGGCACGATGGGGCTGATCCTGCGCGGCTCCGACGAGCTGAAGCAGAAGGTGCTGCCCGGCATCGCATCCGGTGAGGCGATGGCGTCCTACGCGCTCTCCGAGCGGGAGGCCGGCAGCGACGCAGCCGCCATGCGCACCCGCGCCAAGGCCGACGGCGACGACTGGATCCTCAACGGCGCCAAGTGCTGGATCACGAACGGCGGCAAGTCGTCGTGGTACACGGTGATGGCGGTCACCGACCCGGACAAGGGCGCCAACGGCATCTCGGCGTTCATGGTGCACATCGACGACGAGGGCTTCTCGATCGGGCCCAAGGAGAAGAAGCTCGGCATCAAGGGCTCACCGACCACCGAGCTGTACTTCGAGAACTGCCGCATCCCGGGCGACCGGATCATCGGCGACCCGGGCACCGGCTTCAAGACCGCGCTGGCGACGCTGGACCACACCCGCCCGACCATCGGCGCGCAGGCCGTCGGCATCGCGCAGGGCGCGCTGGACGCGGCTATCGAATACACCAAGGACCGCAAGCAGTTCGGCCGGCCGGTCGCCGACAACCAGGCCGTGCAGTTCATGCTCGCCGACATGGCGATGAAGGTCGAGTCCGCCCGGCTGATGGTCTACAGCGCGGCCGCACGCGCCGAGCGGGGCGAGGGCAATCTCGGCTTCATCTCCGCGGCGTCGAAGTGCCTGGCCTCGGATGTGGCCATGGAGGTCACCACCGACGCGGTGCAGCTGTTCGGCGGTGCCGGCTACACGGTCGACTTCCCGGTCGAGCGGATGATGCGCGACGCCAAGATCACCCAGATCTACGAGGGCACCAACCAGATTCAGCGCGTGGTGATGAGCCGCGCCCTGCTGAAGTAG
- a CDS encoding biotin--[acetyl-CoA-carboxylase] ligase, whose amino-acid sequence MSAPLDVDQLRASVSGTGWRRVDVVEETGSTNADLVARAASEDIAGAVLLAEHQRAGRGRHGRSWSAPPRSQIAMSFGVDTAGVSPDAWGWLPLITGLAVVESVRELGVDAGLKWPNDVLVGDGKLAGILAEVAGTVVVVGVGLNVSLTEDALPDPRAVSLTMLGVSVDRTVLTGRLLVALDRLVQRWRRSDPALADDYRRVSTTIGSQVRAHLPGDSDIVGTATGIDASGRLLIDSDETTATVSAGDITHLR is encoded by the coding sequence GTGTCTGCACCGCTGGATGTCGATCAGTTGCGCGCGTCGGTCTCTGGGACAGGATGGCGCCGCGTCGACGTTGTCGAGGAGACCGGGTCGACCAACGCCGACTTGGTGGCGCGCGCTGCGTCGGAGGACATCGCCGGGGCGGTGCTGCTGGCCGAACACCAGCGCGCGGGACGCGGACGCCATGGCCGCAGCTGGTCGGCGCCGCCGCGGTCGCAGATCGCGATGTCGTTCGGCGTCGACACCGCCGGGGTGTCCCCGGATGCGTGGGGCTGGCTGCCGCTGATCACCGGTCTGGCCGTTGTCGAGTCGGTGCGTGAGCTAGGTGTCGACGCGGGGCTGAAGTGGCCCAACGATGTGCTGGTCGGTGACGGCAAGCTGGCCGGCATCCTGGCTGAGGTGGCCGGCACCGTGGTGGTGGTCGGCGTGGGGCTCAACGTCAGCCTCACCGAGGATGCGCTGCCCGACCCGCGGGCGGTGTCGCTGACGATGCTCGGGGTCTCGGTGGACCGCACCGTGCTCACCGGGCGTCTGCTCGTGGCGCTGGACCGGCTGGTGCAGCGCTGGCGGCGCTCGGACCCTGCCCTGGCCGACGACTACCGCCGGGTCAGCACGACCATCGGCTCGCAGGTGCGGGCACATCTGCCCGGCGACTCCGACATCGTCGGTACCGCAACGGGAATCGACGCGAGTGGCCGACTGCTGATCGACTCCGACGAGACGACGGCGACGGTCTCAGCCGGCGACATCACCCATCTGCGCTGA
- a CDS encoding TIGR03089 family protein yields MTNVSSAILDPLLATNPAGPRITYYDDATGERIECSTATLANWAAKTANLLRDELGAGAGSRVAVLLPAHWQTAAVLFGVWWIGAEVVLSGDADVALCTADRLGEADAAVGMGEVAVLSLDPFGKPAPDLPVGVTDYATAVRVHGDQIVPETVPGPALEGRSADDVLAAARASADAQGFTASDRVLSTRAWDSADDIVERLLAVYIIGASLVQVANSDTSLLERRRETERLTKTLP; encoded by the coding sequence GTGACCAACGTCAGTTCGGCCATTCTCGATCCGCTGCTGGCCACCAACCCCGCGGGCCCGCGGATCACCTACTACGACGACGCGACCGGTGAGCGCATCGAGTGCTCGACGGCGACGCTGGCCAACTGGGCGGCCAAGACCGCCAATTTGCTGCGCGACGAGCTGGGCGCCGGGGCCGGCAGCCGGGTCGCCGTACTGCTGCCGGCGCACTGGCAGACCGCGGCGGTGCTGTTCGGGGTGTGGTGGATCGGCGCCGAGGTCGTGTTGAGCGGCGATGCCGACGTGGCGCTGTGCACGGCGGACCGGCTCGGCGAGGCGGACGCGGCGGTCGGCATGGGCGAGGTCGCGGTGTTGTCGCTGGACCCGTTCGGCAAGCCGGCGCCGGATCTGCCGGTCGGCGTGACCGATTACGCGACGGCGGTGCGGGTGCACGGGGATCAGATCGTGCCGGAGACAGTGCCGGGTCCGGCGTTGGAGGGCCGCTCGGCCGACGACGTCCTTGCCGCGGCGCGGGCGTCGGCGGACGCGCAGGGCTTCACGGCGAGCGACCGGGTGCTGTCGACCCGGGCCTGGGACAGCGCCGACGACATCGTCGAACGGCTACTCGCGGTATACATAATTGGTGCGTCACTCGTGCAAGTGGCGAACTCTGACACCTCGTTGCTGGAGCGTCGGCGCGAAACGGAAAGATTGACTAAAACGTTACCGTGA
- the rfbD gene encoding dTDP-4-dehydrorhamnose reductase yields the protein MSARIVITGAAGLVGRVLAGQAAQQGRDVVTLTSAQWDITDPAAGESVVRAGDVVVNCAAYTKVDAAEADPDRAHLVNAVGAGNVAQVCARAGAALIHLSTDYVFDGALRRPYDIDDATGPLSVYGRTKLAGEQAVHAALPDATVVRTAWIYEGHDGSDFAAAMRRAALGDGTVDVVADQIGSPTYVGDLCAALLQIADGVRAPLLHAANVGAVSRFDQAQAVFAELGADPARVRPVGSDAHPRPAPRPAYSALAAEKSAAAGLTPLRPWREALTAALAATL from the coding sequence GTGAGCGCCCGAATCGTGATCACCGGCGCGGCCGGCCTGGTAGGACGCGTGTTGGCAGGTCAGGCCGCACAGCAGGGCCGCGATGTGGTGACGCTCACCTCTGCGCAGTGGGACATCACCGACCCGGCCGCGGGCGAGTCCGTGGTGCGGGCCGGCGACGTCGTCGTCAACTGCGCCGCCTACACCAAGGTCGACGCCGCCGAAGCCGACCCCGACCGCGCACACCTGGTCAATGCCGTCGGCGCCGGCAACGTCGCGCAGGTGTGTGCCCGCGCCGGCGCGGCGCTGATCCACTTGTCCACCGACTACGTGTTCGACGGCGCGCTGCGGCGCCCCTACGACATCGATGACGCCACCGGGCCGCTCAGCGTCTACGGCCGCACCAAGCTCGCCGGCGAACAGGCCGTGCACGCCGCGCTGCCCGACGCGACCGTGGTGCGCACCGCCTGGATCTACGAAGGCCACGACGGCAGCGACTTCGCCGCCGCGATGCGCCGCGCCGCGCTCGGGGACGGCACCGTCGACGTCGTCGCCGACCAGATCGGCTCACCCACCTACGTCGGTGACCTGTGCGCGGCGCTGCTGCAGATCGCCGACGGTGTCCGCGCGCCGCTGCTGCACGCCGCCAACGTCGGCGCCGTCAGCCGCTTCGACCAGGCACAGGCGGTGTTCGCCGAGCTCGGTGCCGATCCGGCGCGGGTGCGGCCCGTCGGCAGCGACGCGCATCCGCGGCCCGCGCCGCGCCCGGCGTACTCGGCGCTGGCAGCCGAGAAGTCCGCCGCGGCGGGGCTGACCCCGCTGCGGCCATGGCGCGAGGCGTTGACCGCCGCGCTGGCCGCTACCCTCTAG